From Desulfonatronum sp. SC1, a single genomic window includes:
- a CDS encoding site-2 protease family protein has translation MFGKSFKLFEAFGFEFKVDPSWIVIAVLVTWSLAVGFFPHVLEGLEPLDYWKLALVGAFGLFFSVLFHEFWHSWVARKFGVEVRGITLFIFGGVAEMSQEPKTPQSEFWIAIAGPLASLFLALSFYLVYDSGIRFGMGEALNSVFMYLALVNLILAIFNLIPAFPMDGGRILRAALWKFKKDQLWATRIATNFGMTFGLVLIGLGLLNVLTGNLVGGLWYSLIGFFIRFAARNSYRHMAVKQALAGERVRTLMKPPLTVTGSITLQELVEDYVYRHHHKFYPVRDQHGVQGCITTRQVGEVAREKWPTTQVREVMNRCSLINTVGPEEDVVDVLQKMNAAGLSRMMVMEGQSLVGIISLKDILGYLTARMELQGEQGLGE, from the coding sequence ATGTTTGGAAAGAGTTTTAAGCTGTTTGAGGCGTTCGGCTTTGAATTCAAGGTGGACCCGAGCTGGATCGTCATCGCGGTCCTGGTGACCTGGTCCCTGGCCGTGGGCTTTTTTCCGCACGTGCTGGAGGGCCTGGAGCCGCTGGATTACTGGAAGCTGGCGCTGGTCGGCGCTTTTGGCCTGTTTTTCTCCGTCCTGTTCCATGAATTCTGGCATTCCTGGGTGGCGCGGAAGTTCGGGGTGGAGGTCCGGGGGATCACCCTGTTCATTTTCGGCGGCGTGGCCGAGATGAGCCAGGAGCCCAAGACCCCGCAAAGCGAGTTCTGGATCGCCATTGCCGGCCCGTTGGCCAGCCTGTTCCTGGCCCTGAGCTTTTATCTGGTTTACGACTCCGGGATCCGTTTCGGCATGGGCGAGGCCCTGAACAGCGTGTTCATGTACCTGGCCCTGGTCAACCTGATCCTGGCGATCTTCAATCTGATCCCGGCCTTTCCCATGGACGGGGGCCGGATTCTGCGGGCCGCGCTCTGGAAGTTCAAGAAGGATCAACTCTGGGCCACCCGCATCGCGACCAATTTCGGCATGACCTTCGGCCTAGTCCTGATCGGGCTCGGGCTGCTAAACGTGCTGACAGGCAATCTGGTCGGCGGATTGTGGTACTCCCTGATCGGCTTTTTCATCCGCTTCGCGGCTCGGAACTCCTATCGGCACATGGCCGTGAAGCAGGCCCTGGCCGGAGAGCGGGTCCGGACCCTGATGAAGCCGCCGTTGACCGTGACCGGCTCCATCACCTTGCAGGAGTTGGTGGAGGACTACGTCTATCGTCATCATCACAAGTTCTATCCTGTTCGGGACCAGCACGGAGTGCAGGGATGCATCACCACCCGGCAGGTCGGGGAGGTGGCCCGGGAAAAATGGCCGACGACCCAGGTCCGGGAGGTCATGAACCGCTGCTCCCTGATCAACACTGTAGGCCCGGAAGAAGACGTGGTGGACGTGCTCCAGAAGATGAACGCCGCGGGCTTGAGCCGGATGATGGTCATGGAAGGGCAAAGTCTGGTGGGGATCATCTCCCTGAAGGATATCCTGGGCTATCTCACCGCCAGGATGGAGTTGCAGGGGGAGCAAGGACTCGGGGAGTAG